One part of the Archangium lipolyticum genome encodes these proteins:
- a CDS encoding M17 family peptidase N-terminal domain-containing protein — MNVTSYELGLEGLDALQGVDALCLFVGEDDRPLPGSAGYVDWRLCGALSRILQSGFFVGAQDDSLLLPTDGRFSVPRIFVIGLGRRQALDVSSLGEALANAARVLAKAKVEGVALEVPGVGKLEDAARASALNDKFLPAFKGQRVAVLADKELARRLPGRKG, encoded by the coding sequence GTGAACGTCACCTCCTACGAGCTCGGCCTCGAGGGCCTGGACGCGCTGCAGGGCGTGGATGCCCTCTGCCTCTTCGTGGGAGAGGACGACCGGCCCCTACCGGGCTCGGCCGGCTATGTGGACTGGCGGTTGTGCGGCGCCCTGTCGCGCATCCTCCAGTCCGGCTTCTTCGTGGGCGCCCAGGATGACTCCCTCCTGCTGCCCACGGACGGCCGCTTCTCCGTGCCTCGCATCTTCGTCATCGGCCTGGGGCGTCGGCAGGCGTTGGATGTCTCCTCGCTCGGCGAGGCGCTCGCCAACGCCGCCCGGGTGCTGGCCAAGGCGAAGGTGGAGGGGGTGGCCCTCGAGGTGCCCGGCGTTGGAAAGCTGGAAGACGCCGCCCGGGCTTCCGCTTTGAACGACAAGTTCCTCCCGGCTTTCAAGGGACAACGGGTCGCCGTACTGGCTGACAAGGAGCTTGCCCGCCGGCTGCCCGGCCGCAAGGGCTGA
- the ribB gene encoding 3,4-dihydroxy-2-butanone-4-phosphate synthase translates to MARGRQQESDSISLVERALAEIRKGRMVILTDDEDRENEGDLVMAAEKVTPQAINFMATHGRGLICLSLTDERLRRLNLPLMVQDNTSSFQTAFTVSIEASHGVSTGISAADRAHTIQVAVAPNAKPSDLARPGHVFPLRARDGGVLVRTGQTEGSVDLARLAGLEPAGVICEIMNPDGTMARRPDLVKFARKHKLVLLSVADIIRYRLERERLVKRISEATIERRGQGAFQAYTYGSDVDSSVHVALVKGDISGRQPVLTRVHRACLVGDLLGSAGCDCGSQLEQAFQRIQEEGRGVVIVLQREVPAKHRLECTHVSNEVSVPGNNDQTRLREFGVGAQILKDLGLSRLRLLTNNPKKIVGLESYSLEVVEQIPLTLSAEPPRRLAARRPPRRRKTS, encoded by the coding sequence ATGGCGCGCGGCAGGCAGCAAGAGTCGGACAGCATCTCCCTGGTGGAGCGGGCGCTCGCGGAGATCCGCAAGGGGCGCATGGTCATCCTCACCGATGACGAGGACCGTGAGAACGAGGGCGACCTCGTCATGGCGGCGGAGAAGGTGACGCCCCAGGCCATCAACTTCATGGCCACCCATGGGCGCGGGCTCATCTGCCTGTCCCTCACCGACGAGCGCCTGCGCCGCCTCAACCTGCCCCTCATGGTGCAGGACAACACCTCGTCCTTCCAGACGGCCTTCACCGTCTCCATCGAGGCCTCCCACGGCGTCTCCACCGGCATCTCCGCCGCGGACCGCGCCCACACCATCCAGGTGGCGGTGGCCCCCAACGCCAAGCCCAGTGACCTGGCGCGTCCCGGCCACGTCTTCCCCCTGCGCGCCCGTGACGGCGGAGTGCTCGTGCGCACCGGCCAGACCGAGGGCAGCGTGGACCTGGCCCGCCTGGCCGGCCTGGAGCCCGCCGGCGTCATCTGCGAGATCATGAACCCCGACGGGACCATGGCCCGCCGGCCAGACCTGGTGAAGTTCGCCCGGAAGCACAAGCTGGTGCTGCTGTCCGTGGCCGACATCATCCGCTACCGGCTGGAGCGCGAGCGGCTCGTCAAGCGCATCAGCGAGGCCACCATCGAGCGCCGGGGGCAGGGCGCCTTCCAGGCCTATACCTACGGCAGTGACGTGGACAGCTCGGTGCACGTGGCCCTCGTCAAGGGCGATATCTCCGGCCGTCAGCCCGTGCTCACCCGCGTCCACCGGGCGTGCCTCGTGGGCGACCTGCTGGGCAGCGCCGGGTGCGACTGCGGCAGCCAGCTCGAGCAGGCCTTCCAGCGCATCCAGGAGGAGGGGCGAGGCGTGGTCATCGTCCTCCAGCGCGAGGTGCCCGCGAAGCACCGGCTGGAGTGCACCCACGTCTCCAACGAGGTGTCCGTGCCGGGCAACAACGACCAGACGCGTCTGCGCGAGTTCGGTGTGGGTGCGCAGATCCTCAAGGACCTGGGGTTGTCCCGGCTGCGGCTGCTCACCAACAACCCCAAGAAGATCGTGGGGTTGGAGAGCTACTCCCTGGAGGTGGTGGAGCAGATTCCGCTCACCCTGTCCGCCGAGCCGCCCCGCCGCCTGGCCGCGCGCCGCCCGCCCCGCCGCCGCAAGACGTCCTGA
- a CDS encoding chemotaxis protein CheW: MRQRFNVLSQPRPDEAAAREERDPLVQLCAFFVGPEEYAVDIMRVEEILPPQRLTPIRGAPPFIEGVIHLRGSIIPVVDLRKRLLGGEAPPATPKTRLLVCWLGRRRVALVVDRVSEVVRMRRSEIKPAPAIGAVGPAPFVVGVCGPPERLKLLLDVKALLLAELVRDTGRRMNG, from the coding sequence ATGAGACAGCGCTTCAATGTCCTGTCACAGCCCCGGCCCGACGAGGCGGCGGCGAGGGAGGAGCGGGATCCGCTCGTCCAGCTGTGTGCCTTCTTCGTGGGGCCGGAGGAGTACGCGGTGGACATCATGCGGGTGGAGGAGATCCTCCCGCCCCAGCGCCTCACGCCCATCCGCGGCGCGCCGCCCTTCATCGAGGGCGTCATCCACCTGCGCGGCTCCATCATCCCCGTGGTGGACCTGCGCAAGCGGCTGCTCGGCGGAGAGGCCCCGCCGGCCACTCCCAAGACGCGGCTGCTGGTGTGCTGGCTGGGCCGCAGGCGCGTGGCCCTCGTCGTGGACCGGGTCTCCGAGGTGGTGCGCATGCGGCGCAGTGAGATCAAACCCGCCCCAGCCATTGGCGCGGTGGGCCCGGCGCCCTTCGTGGTGGGGGTGTGCGGCCCGCCGGAGCGGCTCAAGCTGCTGCTGGACGTGAAGGCGCTGCTGCTGGCGGAGCTGGTGCGCGACACCGGCCGGAGGATGAACGGATGA
- a CDS encoding chemotaxis protein CheW, which translates to MPSLSVLLDSFFYRPDEDVGLLQELVAGTDETVEPIAEEPPEEYLAFRLEEEHYAVPIRAVREIVKVPPLTEVPRAAANLLGVMYLRGEVLPVYDVKVKLRLTDKAPLVAGPDAPEPPRRARIIVVQAEDGLAGIWVDSVSEVVRLRPSMLEVAPPGVGGGERDCVVGLGRRNQQLFILLDIWQALA; encoded by the coding sequence GTGCCCTCCCTGTCCGTCCTGCTCGACAGCTTCTTCTACCGTCCGGACGAGGACGTCGGTCTCCTGCAGGAACTGGTGGCCGGCACCGACGAGACGGTCGAGCCCATCGCCGAGGAACCTCCCGAGGAGTATCTGGCCTTCCGGTTGGAGGAGGAGCACTACGCGGTGCCCATCCGCGCGGTGCGGGAGATCGTGAAGGTGCCACCGCTCACGGAGGTGCCTCGCGCCGCGGCCAACCTGCTCGGGGTGATGTACCTGCGCGGCGAGGTGCTGCCCGTCTACGACGTCAAGGTGAAGCTGCGGCTGACCGACAAGGCCCCGCTGGTGGCGGGCCCGGACGCACCGGAGCCTCCGCGCCGCGCGCGCATCATCGTGGTGCAGGCGGAGGACGGGCTGGCTGGCATCTGGGTGGATTCCGTCTCCGAGGTGGTGCGGCTGCGGCCCTCCATGCTGGAGGTGGCTCCGCCGGGCGTGGGCGGCGGGGAGCGCGACTGCGTGGTGGGGCTCGGGCGGCGCAACCAGCAGCTCTTCATCCTGCTCGACATCTGGCAGGCCCTGGCATGA
- a CDS encoding HEAT repeat domain-containing protein produces the protein MMEEGRNAEEARYRALLELDVSSPDAREELVAGLHDESWRVRRAAAEGLTRLPEREAVVERLVSVLGERDETGARNAAAESLSAMGEHAVGPLVRLLLHPDPDQRKFAADILGQLGRLEAEDALVRAMVEDVDLNVRVAAAEALGRMGGRVAARALERILHDPEPLLQLSALESLAALRHPPPLPEVVRLLANPTLKRSAYRVLGLIPQLAATELVCRGLGSESRSTREAALVALGTQALLSESTQRSEMDAAVRLVLRRLPQAAEWVAAALVSEDGELKAGGLVAAAALREPRLAPLVAEVAQEERLMPEVVRTLSYFGPEAGRELLSSMDRLSFPAREVAGQALVEMVDATYVPELVQMLEWGDLDLKMVAVQALGRTRSLDAVEPLSRLLSQSELCALAARALVSLAASFPTQVLQVLEDALTHGAEPAVLNALVRVGGTGMLPLVRRTAREASVPLRATAVEVLAVVDPMGGLELARQALADEAPRVRVAAVRVLGQLGDASMAGLLKRALGDETMEVRLAALDAVGECGAVERAAELEALVQHPDGAIAFRAVQSLARLGALRDEVLQRAVDHEDHEVVKAALLAGAVSAEGVSLAVELLGHPSWDVRAAAARVLGDSGGPECLPATRAALAAEMDSLARRALEDAVDRLSGR, from the coding sequence ATGATGGAAGAGGGGCGGAACGCAGAGGAGGCGCGTTACCGGGCCCTGCTGGAGCTGGACGTGTCCTCGCCGGATGCGCGCGAGGAGCTCGTGGCCGGGCTCCATGACGAGAGCTGGCGTGTGCGCCGTGCCGCGGCGGAGGGACTCACCCGGCTGCCGGAGCGCGAGGCGGTGGTGGAGCGGCTCGTCTCCGTGCTGGGAGAGCGCGACGAGACGGGCGCGCGCAACGCGGCGGCGGAGTCGCTGTCGGCCATGGGCGAGCACGCCGTGGGGCCGCTGGTGCGGCTGCTGCTGCACCCGGATCCGGACCAGCGGAAGTTCGCCGCCGACATCCTCGGCCAGCTGGGGCGGCTGGAGGCCGAGGACGCCCTGGTGCGCGCCATGGTGGAGGACGTGGATCTCAACGTCCGGGTGGCCGCGGCGGAGGCGCTGGGCCGGATGGGTGGCAGGGTCGCGGCGCGCGCGCTGGAGCGCATCCTCCATGACCCCGAGCCGCTGTTGCAGCTGAGCGCGCTGGAGTCGCTCGCGGCGCTGCGCCACCCGCCGCCGCTGCCGGAGGTGGTGAGGCTGCTGGCCAACCCCACGCTCAAGCGCAGCGCCTACCGGGTGCTGGGCCTCATTCCGCAGCTGGCGGCCACGGAGCTGGTGTGCCGGGGGCTGGGCTCGGAGTCCCGCTCCACCCGGGAGGCGGCGCTCGTGGCACTGGGCACCCAGGCGCTCCTGTCCGAGTCCACCCAGCGCTCCGAGATGGATGCGGCGGTGCGCCTGGTGCTGAGGCGGCTGCCCCAGGCGGCCGAGTGGGTGGCCGCCGCGTTGGTGTCAGAGGACGGGGAGCTGAAGGCGGGAGGGCTCGTCGCGGCGGCGGCCCTGCGCGAGCCTCGGCTGGCCCCGCTGGTGGCGGAGGTGGCGCAGGAGGAGCGGCTGATGCCGGAGGTGGTGCGGACGCTCTCGTACTTCGGCCCGGAGGCCGGGCGCGAGCTGCTGTCGAGCATGGACCGGCTCTCCTTCCCGGCGCGCGAGGTGGCGGGACAGGCGCTGGTGGAGATGGTGGACGCCACGTACGTGCCCGAGCTCGTCCAGATGCTGGAGTGGGGCGACCTGGACTTGAAGATGGTGGCGGTGCAGGCGCTCGGCAGGACGCGCTCGCTGGATGCGGTGGAGCCCCTGTCGCGCCTGCTGTCCCAGTCGGAGCTGTGTGCGCTGGCGGCGCGCGCCCTGGTGTCACTGGCGGCGAGCTTCCCCACGCAGGTGCTCCAGGTCTTGGAGGATGCGCTGACGCACGGGGCGGAGCCCGCGGTGCTCAACGCGCTGGTGCGCGTGGGGGGAACGGGCATGCTGCCCCTGGTGCGGCGTACCGCCCGCGAGGCGTCCGTGCCGCTGCGCGCCACCGCCGTGGAGGTGCTGGCGGTGGTGGACCCGATGGGAGGGCTGGAGCTGGCGCGCCAGGCGTTGGCGGACGAGGCCCCGCGGGTGCGTGTCGCGGCGGTGCGGGTGCTGGGCCAGCTCGGAGATGCCTCGATGGCGGGACTGCTGAAGCGGGCCCTGGGCGACGAGACGATGGAGGTGCGGCTGGCCGCCCTGGACGCGGTGGGCGAGTGCGGCGCGGTGGAGCGCGCGGCGGAGCTGGAGGCCCTGGTGCAGCACCCGGATGGGGCCATCGCCTTCCGGGCGGTGCAGTCGCTGGCCCGGTTGGGGGCCCTGCGGGACGAGGTGCTTCAACGCGCGGTGGACCATGAGGATCATGAGGTGGTGAAGGCGGCGCTGCTGGCCGGCGCCGTCTCGGCGGAGGGCGTGTCCCTGGCGGTGGAGCTGCTCGGCCACCCGAGCTGGGACGTGAGGGCCGCCGCGGCGCGGGTGCTGGGAGACTCGGGTGGTCCCGAGTGCCTGCCGGCGACGCGTGCCGCCCTGGCGGCGGAGATGGATTCACTGGCCCGCCGCGCCCTCGAGGACGCGGTGGATCGACTGTCGGGACGTTGA
- a CDS encoding CheR family methyltransferase: MPFDTGKPEMSAEEFRLLRDFVYGHCGILVRDDMKFVMQRRLWPRLEVLGLTDFSSYYRYLRFDAQRRAELETAIEALTTHETYFFREPRQLKAFSEEVLPRLERRNARTKRLRIWSAGCSSGEEAYTVAMLVKDSGRFDGWDVEVHGTDISRRVLAVARQGEYGPSALRATAPDKIARYFDHVGPTRVRVRDDIRSWVTFAHQNLQDPETGLLVSRMDAVFCRNVMIYFDTPARQRVLRHIYDKMVPGGYLLLGHSENLINLSADFELVHLRSDLVYRKPELGGGLAP, encoded by the coding sequence ATGCCTTTCGATACAGGCAAGCCGGAGATGTCCGCGGAGGAGTTCCGCCTGTTGCGGGACTTCGTCTACGGCCATTGCGGCATCCTCGTGCGTGACGACATGAAGTTCGTCATGCAGCGGCGGTTGTGGCCACGGCTGGAGGTGCTGGGGCTGACGGACTTCAGCTCCTACTACCGCTACCTGCGCTTCGACGCCCAGCGCCGCGCCGAGCTGGAGACGGCCATCGAGGCGCTCACCACGCACGAGACGTACTTCTTCCGCGAGCCGCGTCAGCTCAAGGCCTTCTCCGAGGAGGTGCTCCCGCGGCTGGAGCGCCGCAACGCGCGCACGAAGCGGCTGCGCATCTGGTCGGCGGGGTGCTCGTCCGGGGAGGAGGCCTACACGGTGGCCATGCTGGTCAAGGACAGCGGGCGCTTCGATGGCTGGGACGTGGAGGTGCACGGCACGGACATCTCGCGCCGGGTGCTGGCGGTGGCGCGCCAGGGCGAGTACGGGCCTTCCGCGCTCCGGGCCACGGCGCCGGACAAGATCGCCCGCTACTTCGATCACGTGGGACCCACCCGGGTGCGCGTGCGCGACGACATCCGCTCCTGGGTGACCTTCGCGCACCAGAACCTGCAGGATCCGGAGACGGGCCTGCTCGTGTCCCGGATGGACGCCGTCTTCTGCCGCAACGTGATGATCTACTTCGACACCCCTGCCCGGCAGCGGGTGCTTCGTCACATCTACGACAAGATGGTGCCAGGAGGGTATCTGCTCCTGGGGCACTCGGAGAACCTCATCAACCTGAGCGCGGATTTCGAGTTGGTGCACCTGCGCAGTGATCTCGTCTATCGCAAGCCGGAGCTCGGCGGAGGGCTCGCGCCATGA
- the nusB gene encoding transcription antitermination factor NusB, with amino-acid sequence MGARRTARERALQALYQLEMTPGSVHEALEAAWAATEEARKEPEAVKFARELVDGVMAHRAEIDRLIEQHSHNWRLDRMSRIDRNVLRVGVFELKYRPDIPKKVSINEAVELGKNFGTEESSAFVNGLLDRVAAALGKQ; translated from the coding sequence ATGGGCGCGCGCAGGACGGCACGGGAGCGGGCGCTTCAGGCGCTCTACCAGCTGGAGATGACGCCGGGCTCCGTCCACGAGGCCCTCGAGGCCGCGTGGGCCGCCACCGAGGAGGCCCGCAAGGAGCCCGAGGCGGTCAAGTTCGCCCGCGAGCTGGTGGATGGCGTCATGGCGCACCGCGCCGAGATCGACCGGCTCATCGAGCAGCACAGCCATAACTGGCGGCTGGATCGCATGTCCCGCATCGATCGCAACGTGCTGCGCGTGGGCGTCTTCGAGCTGAAGTACCGCCCCGACATCCCCAAGAAGGTGTCCATCAACGAGGCCGTGGAGCTGGGCAAGAACTTCGGCACCGAGGAGTCCAGCGCCTTCGTCAACGGCCTGCTGGACCGCGTGGCCGCGGCACTGGGGAAGCAGTGA
- a CDS encoding chemotaxis protein CheA produces the protein MNQAGKALSEFVAEGTEILEALGRDLLVLDQQRGQEPDPDLINGIFRAAHSLKGLSALFGQERIAKLGHQAEDLLDRLRLGKLSLDDRVLDTLIESLDVLQGLLAEASREESTPVMSQRAVELGSRLANMGAASAAVDEDPLDRLELDPQVRAVFTEYEEHRLRENVRRGVSLWRVRAAFDLSDFDTGLGELNSRLKPLGEVVSTLPSSEPGGATGIAFDLIFGAKVSADELAAKLQGTPAQLFELKVRPAAGSEAQSAPAPVAQVVRRSGAEAPEEAPAAPAAPKKSARKKARSSKAGATSETPAPQAPALHVVEPVSPKPHRQEPLFHDESDAPTHLRSETSAPPVRTLMEDSGSRGTRSESESLRSLTQTVRVDIGRLDALMNTVGELLLIKANLQRMAEAARQDGPVTVSKMWGQELSRETRQLERKLDALQQGLLEARMVPVGQVFDKLARLVRRIAKDAGKEIDFVISGGEVELDKLIVEELSDPLMHIIRNAIDHGAESPEAREAAGKPRRARVSLRAEQKGNHVVIEVSDDGSGIDEQGVREMALRKGLITEAQAREMSRREMLNLIFLPGFSTARSVSELSGRGVGLDVVKNNIGNLSGIIDVWSERGQGTAFHLTLPVTLAIIRALVVGVSGRTYAVPLNSVLEILSVKPSEIRTVERREVLDTRGTTLPLMRLARLFGHPERTNDRHFVVVAGLAQERLGIAVDELQGQQDIVVKSLGGRLQGVRGISGAADLANRRTVLVLDVGALLEEGMSLERRRA, from the coding sequence GTGAACCAGGCGGGAAAAGCACTGTCGGAGTTCGTCGCCGAGGGCACGGAGATCCTCGAGGCGCTGGGCAGGGATCTGCTCGTGCTGGATCAGCAGCGCGGGCAGGAGCCGGATCCGGATCTCATCAACGGCATCTTCCGGGCGGCGCACTCGCTCAAGGGGCTCTCCGCGCTCTTCGGCCAGGAGCGCATCGCGAAGCTGGGCCACCAGGCGGAGGATCTGCTGGACCGGCTGCGCCTGGGCAAGCTGTCGCTGGATGACCGGGTGCTGGACACCCTCATCGAGTCGCTGGACGTGCTCCAGGGCCTGCTGGCGGAGGCCTCGCGCGAGGAGTCCACGCCCGTCATGTCCCAGCGCGCGGTGGAGCTGGGCTCGCGGCTGGCGAACATGGGCGCCGCGTCGGCGGCGGTCGACGAGGATCCGCTGGACCGGTTGGAGCTGGATCCGCAGGTCCGCGCCGTCTTCACCGAGTACGAGGAGCACCGCCTGCGCGAGAACGTGCGCCGCGGCGTGTCCCTCTGGCGCGTCCGGGCCGCGTTCGACCTGTCCGACTTCGACACGGGGCTGGGCGAGCTCAACTCGCGCCTCAAGCCGCTGGGCGAGGTGGTCAGCACGCTCCCCTCGTCGGAGCCGGGTGGGGCCACCGGCATCGCGTTCGATCTCATCTTCGGCGCCAAGGTCTCGGCCGACGAGCTGGCCGCGAAGCTCCAGGGCACGCCCGCGCAGCTCTTCGAGCTGAAGGTCCGCCCCGCCGCGGGCTCCGAGGCGCAGTCCGCCCCGGCCCCCGTGGCGCAGGTCGTCCGGCGTTCTGGCGCCGAGGCCCCCGAGGAGGCTCCCGCCGCTCCCGCCGCCCCCAAGAAGAGCGCGCGGAAGAAGGCCAGGAGCTCCAAGGCTGGCGCCACCTCGGAGACTCCCGCCCCCCAGGCTCCGGCCCTGCACGTGGTCGAGCCGGTCAGTCCGAAGCCGCACCGGCAGGAGCCGCTGTTCCACGACGAGTCCGACGCGCCCACCCACCTCCGGTCCGAGACGTCCGCGCCTCCGGTGCGCACGCTGATGGAGGATTCGGGCTCCCGGGGGACGCGGTCGGAGAGCGAGTCGCTGCGCTCACTCACCCAGACGGTGCGCGTGGACATCGGCCGGCTGGACGCGCTGATGAACACCGTGGGCGAGCTGCTGCTCATCAAGGCCAACCTCCAGCGCATGGCGGAGGCCGCGCGGCAGGATGGCCCGGTGACGGTCTCCAAGATGTGGGGCCAGGAGCTCTCGCGCGAGACGCGGCAGCTGGAGCGCAAGCTGGACGCGCTGCAGCAGGGCCTGCTCGAGGCGCGCATGGTGCCGGTGGGCCAGGTGTTCGACAAGCTGGCCCGGCTGGTGCGCCGCATCGCCAAGGACGCGGGCAAGGAGATCGACTTCGTCATCAGCGGCGGCGAGGTGGAGCTGGACAAGCTCATCGTCGAGGAGCTGAGCGATCCGCTGATGCACATCATCCGCAACGCCATCGACCACGGCGCCGAGTCGCCGGAGGCGCGCGAGGCGGCGGGCAAGCCGCGGCGGGCCCGGGTGTCGCTGCGGGCCGAGCAGAAGGGCAACCACGTCGTCATCGAGGTGAGCGACGACGGCTCGGGCATCGACGAGCAGGGCGTGCGCGAGATGGCCCTGCGCAAGGGCCTCATCACCGAGGCCCAGGCGCGGGAGATGAGCCGGCGCGAGATGCTCAACCTCATCTTCCTGCCGGGCTTCTCCACCGCGCGCAGCGTGTCCGAGCTGTCCGGCCGCGGCGTGGGCCTGGACGTGGTGAAGAACAACATCGGCAACCTGTCCGGCATCATCGACGTGTGGAGCGAGCGGGGGCAGGGCACCGCCTTCCACCTCACGCTGCCCGTCACCCTGGCCATCATCCGCGCCCTGGTGGTGGGCGTGAGTGGGCGCACCTACGCGGTGCCGCTCAACAGCGTGCTGGAGATCCTCTCCGTGAAGCCCTCGGAGATCCGCACGGTGGAGCGGCGCGAGGTGCTGGACACGCGCGGCACCACGCTGCCCCTCATGCGCCTGGCACGGCTCTTCGGCCACCCCGAGCGCACCAACGACCGGCACTTCGTGGTGGTGGCGGGGCTGGCCCAGGAGCGGCTGGGCATCGCCGTGGACGAGCTGCAGGGCCAGCAGGACATCGTCGTCAAGTCCCTTGGAGGCCGCCTGCAGGGCGTGCGAGGGATCTCCGGAGCGGCGGACCTGGCCAACCGGCGGACCGTGCTGGTGCTGGACGTCGGCGCCCTGCTCGAAGAGGGAATGAGCCTGGAGCGGCGGCGGGCGTGA
- the ribH gene encoding 6,7-dimethyl-8-ribityllumazine synthase: MPRYIEGDFLPPKGRFAICVARFNAFITEELVKGAVDTLVRHGVADGDIDVYRCPGTYELPALTRRVSESRAYVGIITLGAVIRGGTPHFDYVAGECAKGIGNVAFTSQASVTFGVLTCDTVEQAIDRAGVKAGNKGAEAAMACIEMVNLHAKLATLATEGKRS, translated from the coding sequence ATGCCTCGCTACATCGAAGGTGACTTTCTTCCCCCCAAGGGCCGTTTCGCCATCTGCGTGGCCCGTTTCAACGCGTTCATCACCGAGGAGCTGGTGAAGGGCGCCGTCGACACGCTGGTCCGTCACGGAGTGGCCGACGGCGACATCGACGTCTACCGCTGCCCCGGTACCTACGAGCTGCCGGCGCTCACCCGCCGCGTCTCGGAGTCGCGCGCCTACGTGGGCATCATCACCCTGGGTGCCGTCATCCGCGGTGGCACGCCCCACTTCGACTACGTGGCCGGTGAGTGCGCCAAGGGCATCGGCAACGTGGCCTTCACCTCCCAGGCGTCCGTCACGTTCGGCGTGCTGACGTGCGACACCGTGGAGCAGGCCATCGACCGGGCCGGCGTGAAGGCCGGCAACAAGGGCGCCGAGGCCGCCATGGCCTGCATCGAGATGGTCAACCTGCACGCCAAGCTGGCTACGCTCGCGACGGAAGGAAAGAGGAGCTAG
- a CDS encoding protein-glutamate methylesterase/protein-glutamine glutaminase, whose protein sequence is MSLMEPVKVLVVDDSAHNRRLLTELLESSPDVKVVGTAADGNEGLRQVMALHPDVVTLDLEMPRLGGYSFLRLLKSTAPTPVIVISSYAHKTDVFKALELGAFDFIAKPVRPTPDAVEKLRRELQEKVQAVRLVRSSDPKPVRRPKTVTVEPAFVAGIGASTGGPPAVQRLLESLAPEPSMCLLVCQHMPKQFTRAFAERLDKLGPFSVREAQEGDVVAPGHVFIAPGGRQLVVYRQTGQYVLGTPPPTMQDKHAPSVDRLFMSLAEAFGSKAVGVVLTGMGSDGAVGARAIQKAGGEVWAESEETAVIYGMPQEAVATGAVSRVLPLGDIGPSLVELARRRR, encoded by the coding sequence ATGAGCCTGATGGAACCGGTGAAGGTGCTGGTGGTGGACGACTCGGCGCACAACCGCCGGTTGCTGACGGAGCTGCTGGAGTCCTCGCCAGACGTGAAGGTGGTGGGCACGGCGGCCGACGGCAACGAGGGGCTGCGCCAGGTGATGGCGCTGCACCCGGACGTGGTGACGTTGGACCTGGAGATGCCGAGGCTGGGGGGCTACTCCTTCCTGCGGCTGCTCAAGAGCACGGCGCCCACGCCGGTCATCGTCATCTCGAGCTACGCGCACAAGACGGACGTCTTCAAGGCGCTGGAGCTGGGAGCCTTCGACTTCATCGCCAAGCCGGTGAGGCCCACGCCGGACGCGGTGGAGAAGCTGCGCCGGGAGCTGCAGGAGAAGGTGCAGGCGGTGCGGCTGGTGCGCTCGTCGGATCCGAAGCCGGTGCGCCGGCCGAAGACGGTGACGGTGGAGCCCGCGTTCGTGGCGGGCATCGGAGCGTCCACGGGCGGGCCGCCCGCGGTGCAGCGGCTGCTGGAGTCGCTCGCGCCGGAGCCGTCGATGTGCCTGCTGGTGTGTCAGCACATGCCCAAGCAGTTCACCCGCGCCTTCGCGGAGCGGCTGGACAAGCTGGGGCCCTTCTCCGTGCGCGAGGCGCAGGAGGGGGACGTCGTGGCACCGGGCCACGTCTTCATCGCGCCCGGCGGGCGGCAGCTCGTGGTGTACCGGCAGACGGGCCAGTACGTGCTGGGCACGCCGCCTCCGACGATGCAGGACAAGCACGCGCCCTCGGTGGACCGGCTCTTCATGAGCCTGGCCGAGGCGTTCGGCTCCAAGGCGGTGGGCGTGGTGCTGACGGGCATGGGCTCGGACGGCGCCGTGGGCGCCAGGGCCATCCAGAAGGCTGGAGGCGAGGTCTGGGCGGAGTCGGAGGAGACGGCCGTCATCTACGGCATGCCTCAGGAGGCGGTGGCCACCGGGGCGGTGAGCCGCGTGTTGCCGCTGGGCGACATCGGCCCCTCGCTGGTAGAGCTGGCGCGCAGGAGGCGGTGA
- a CDS encoding response regulator, with protein MKFKILIVEDSKASRELIAATVESISGLEAIVTSSGFEALKLLPRHRFDLIITDINMPDINGLELINFVKKNPNYRDTPLFIVTTEGREKDRDRGLALGAAEYLVKPFSPQSLEGLVRRYLKLA; from the coding sequence ATGAAGTTCAAGATCCTGATCGTGGAGGATTCCAAGGCCTCGCGGGAGTTGATTGCCGCGACGGTGGAGTCCATCTCCGGTCTGGAGGCCATCGTCACCAGCAGTGGCTTCGAGGCCCTCAAACTCCTGCCCCGGCATCGGTTCGACCTCATCATCACCGACATCAACATGCCGGACATCAACGGGTTGGAGCTCATCAACTTCGTCAAGAAGAACCCGAACTACCGCGACACGCCGCTGTTCATCGTCACCACCGAGGGGCGCGAGAAGGACCGCGACCGCGGGCTGGCGCTGGGCGCGGCCGAGTACCTCGTCAAGCCCTTCTCTCCGCAGAGCCTGGAAGGGCTCGTGCGCCGCTACCTGAAGCTCGCGTGA